From Drosophila yakuba strain Tai18E2 chromosome 2L, Prin_Dyak_Tai18E2_2.1, whole genome shotgun sequence, one genomic window encodes:
- the LOC6527799 gene encoding CD63 antigen: protein MSLLTGSANAVKYTLFGFNLIFLITGIILIAVGAGVGAVYTGYKLFLAGKFFAIPTFLIVIGSFIIVISFFGCWGALKENYCLVLSFSVMLAIIFILELAAGISGYVLRNDASNLIKNSLTSSLNQYNSDTQNATTKLWDDIQEEFDCCGVSTYKDWSVAFPNGDLPISCCNIPVGAVGTFTCNASMASVDDRHKVGCLDGFSAYISAHAVSLGAAGVVIAILQFFGVIFACYIAREIKIRNGITGFM, encoded by the exons ATGTCGCTTCTAACGGGCAGCGCCAATGCCGTGAAGTACACGCTTTTCGGATTTAACTTGATCTTTTTG ATCACTGGCATTATCTTGATTGCCGTTGGAGCCGGAGTTGGCGCCGTCTACACGGGCTACAAGCTCTTCCTGGCCGGAAAGTTCTTCGCGATACCCACGTTCCTGATCGTGATCGGATCGTTCATCATCGTGATCTCCTTCTTTGGCTGCTGGGGTGCCCTGAAGGAGAACTACTGCCTGGTGCTCAGCTTCTCGGTCATGCTGGCCATCATCTTCATCCTGGAGCTGGCCGCTGGCATCAGTGGCTATGTGCTGCGTAACGACGCCAGCAATTTGATCAAAAATTCCCTGACCTCCTCTCTGAACCAGTATAACAGTGACACTCAGAATGCCACCACCAAACTCTGGGACGACATCCAGGAGGAGTTCGACTGCTGCGGTGTATCCACCTACAAGGACTGGAGCGTCGCCTTCCCCAACGGCGACCTGCCCATCTCCTGCTGCAACATTCCGGTTGGCGCAGTGGGCACATTCACCTGCAATGCCTCTATGGCCAGCGTTGACGACCGACACAAGGTCGGATGCCTCGACGGATTCTCCGCCTACATTTCCGCCCACGCGGTCAGCTTGGGGGCGGCGGGCGTGGTCATTGCCATCCTCCAG TTCTTTGGAGTAATCTTCGCCTGCTACATTGCACGTGAGATCAAAATCCGCAATGGAATCACTGGCTTTATGTAG
- the LOC6527800 gene encoding tetraspanin-6 — translation MANRELQLNSGMRCAKYMLIIVSFMFALTAILLIMVGTTIQTIFGDFSLFIDGHFSSPPALLIAIGFILIAVATLGAYGAVKESVMVINLYGVCLFLVFILEVSAAIAAFVMQSQVRGMLIRTMNQALADYEHDPYVEAGVDFMQSMLECCGVNEPEDWKNYYSPNINSTLAADDVVVPNSCCGTPPRSVDGATEMTCLETFDYGCFRKMNFIVSQSAMLIATGATTVAFVQLLGVLCAFMLAKTLRRNKSIREARRWQLQQSLGVLISGGKVGLPQNSAVTGYQQLDNGEQGSHEPYTYTPQSPSVN, via the exons ATGGCGAACAGGGAACTGCAGCTGAATTCGGGCATGAGGTGCGCCAAGTACATGCTCATCATCGTGAGCTTCATGTTTGCG CTCACAGCCATACTCCTGATTATGGTGGGGACCACGATCCAGACCATCTTCGGCGACTTCAGCCTCTTCATCGATGGTCACTTCTCGTCGCCACCGGCACTGCTCATTGCCATTGGATTCATCCTGATCGCAGTCGCCACCCTGGGTGCCTATGGAGCCGTCAAGGAGAGTGTGATGGTCATCAATCTG TACGGAGTGTGCCTGTTCCTGGTGTTCATCCTCGAGGTCTCCGCCGCCATCGCCGCCTTTGTGATGCAATCGCAGGTGAGGGGCATGCTGATCCGAACCATGAACCAGGCCCTGGCTGATTACGAACACGATCCTTATGTGGAAGCTGGAGTGGACTTCATGCAATCTATG CTTGAGTGCTGCGGAGTTAATGAGCCGGAGGACTGGAAGAACTACTACTCCCCCAACATCAACTCCACTCTGGCAGCCGATGACGTGGTGGTGCCCAACTCCTGCTGCGGCACACCGCCCAGGAGTGTGGACGGCGCCACCGAGATGACCTGTCTGGAGACCTTCGACTACGGCTGCTTCCGCAAGATGAACTTCATCGTGTCGCAGAGCGCCATGCTGATTGCCACCGGTGCCACCACGGTGGCCTTTGTCCAGCTCCTCGGCGTCCTCTGCGCCTTCATGCTGGCCAAGACGCTTCGCCGTAACAAGTCCATCCGCGAGGCCCGTCGctggcagctgcagcagagCCTCGGCGTCCTCATCTCCGGCGGCAAGGTGGGTCTGCCCCAGAACTCCGCCGTCACCGGCTACCAGCAGCTGGACAACGGCGAGCAGGGCTCCCACGAACCCTACACCTACACGCCCCAGAGCCCCAGCGTCAACTAG